From a single Dendropsophus ebraccatus isolate aDenEbr1 chromosome 8, aDenEbr1.pat, whole genome shotgun sequence genomic region:
- the LOC138800019 gene encoding taste receptor type 2 member 4-like, which produces MEGMKSMYNTSNDTNPNNDGPPSSSSSSSLTIWQALSLGILVLEMIVGTFMNGLMVTVNLFSLVTHRTLGSCDSILTCLGLSRFTFMWVVALMYFVSYLVPNTDMVTNLQYAWLFFNSLSLWLATWLSTFYCVRIVNIRRYIFTVFKAHFDRLLPFFILACIAVSSVCCNSAAFTSINQTFNMSRFDNHKNSTPFAAFGTNFAVFMSLSLASSMPPFFLFCISAGLVVASLLKHMNKMKDQERTGFREPSLDAHYRAVKMMVAFFMFFSLYLIAFILYGSGNLGTGAAGCIAAFFIGAYPSVHSGLLVIGNPKLKRTLLVILQKLHCYQKEVIQSISD; this is translated from the coding sequence ATGGAAGGAATGAAGTCAATGTACAATACAAGCAATGACACCAATCCGAACAATGATggaccaccatcatcatcatcatcatcatcattaacaATATGGCAAGCCTTGTCGTTAGGAATCCTGGTGCTGGAGATGATTGTTGGCACCTTCATGAATGGTCTGATGGTGACGGTAAACCTGTTCAGCCTGGTCACTCACAGAACACTTGGCTCCTGTgattcaatacttacctgtcttggACTGTCACGATTCACCTTCATGTGGGTGGTTGCTCTTATGTACTTTGTTAGTTATTTAGTACCTAATACTGACATGGTTACTAACCTGCAGTATGCATGGCTGTTTTTTAATAGCTTAAGCCTATGGTTGGCCACATGGCTGTCTACTTTTTACTGTGTGCGAATTGTCAACATCCGGAGATACATCTTTACTGTGTTTAAGGCTCACTTTGATCGCTTGCTCCCTTTCTTCATATTAGCATGTATAGCAGTCTCTTCAGTCTGCTGTAACTCTGCTGCATTCACTAGCATCAACCAGACATTCAACATGAGCAGGTTTGATAACCATAAAAATTCCACTCCCTTTGCTGCCTTTGGAACTAACTTTGCAGTCTTCATGTCCCTCTCGTTGGCCAGTTCCATGCCGCCCTTTTTCCTGTTTTGTATTTCTGCCGGCCTGGTGGTTGCTTCTCTCCTGAAACATATGAACAAAATGAAAGACCAGGAAAGAACAGGGTTCAGGGAGCCATCATTAGATGCCCATTACCGAGCGGTTAAAATGATGGTTGCCTTCTTTATGTTTTTCTCACTTTACTTGATAGCATTCATCCTATATGGATCAGGAAATTTAGGAACTGGTGCAGCAGGCTGTATTGCTGCTTTCTTTATCGGAGCTTATCCTTCCGTGCATTCTGGTCTCCTTGTCATTGGGAACCCCAAGCTCAAGCGTACCCTTCTGGTGATTCTACAGAAATTACATTGCTACCAAAAAGAAGTCATTCAGTCGATCAGTGACTAA